Sequence from the Cydia splendana chromosome 10, ilCydSple1.2, whole genome shotgun sequence genome:
aataattaattaattattaaaaaatattatgcgaatgtatctgaaaaaaatatgatagaTTATTTGCCGATACTGTATGTATGACCATTCACTACGCTGATTTAAGAAAATCTCTTTGAAAAAAGTATCCATATCAAAGCAACCCACGATTATTCGCTCATACCACGACTATTCTTGAGCATTAAAATACACGGAAATTTGCCCTCATTTCCGTGGGCAAATTTTTCATGTCcgtttgtaatttaaaaaatattgcctTCTTTTTCAGATGTCAACGATGTTATAGTGGTACCCATGGACAACGAAAAGAGTGAcgttaaataaattgtttataatttcataaaattacaaaaatgtatatacattTTCTACCTCCATTTGCCATAACCAGAGGACATcacgtagagttagaccaagagaagtctgcaacgacttTGATAACacaagcagtgcaagtgttatttatacgtcataatttcacagaagtgtgacatataaaataacatttgcatgtgctatcaaaatcgttgcagatttgtcttggtctgactctaagtacataattatcatcttattttCAGTATTATTATcactaattataaaataaatagtctacaataaaataaataaacattgtaTACAATCATATGTGTAAATGCTGTGAAATTGTTTTGAATCTTTATAAAATTAAGTAGTAAAagtaaagtctgcagcgatattgatagcccacgcagtgcaagtgttattttaaacgtcaaacttctatcaaatgttgacttataaataacgtttgcactgcgtgggctaacaaaatcgctgcagacttccTAGGTCTGACTCTATAAGGGGTGGCAACCATAGACAAAAAAATACtactattttttttcagtgctgGCAATACATCAGGGAATTTCTTggggacaagcaataatgaatcTTGTTAGTATTTATAACAACAcaatatacttaaaaaaatgtaggtaaactTTCGTAAACATCTTGTTATAAAGCTGCGGACTTAAGGTTCATTATGGCTTGTTCCACAAACACTATATCAACTATATGCCAAACAACTCCTAGAATGGAATGGGATGAAACAATAGGAATGTTATCATAATGCGGAATATTGCGGAAACAGAGCAGCTATAGATATAGCAAAGATTGCAATTTGAAGAATGTTAACATTTTATGAGCAAGTCTGTAATGTTGAGGTCCAGCCTCATTcttcaatattttattgtataaccTAACCATATGAATTCCCAATCTATGAATATTGCAACATTTGCAACTAAGATACAAGTAAAATAGGAAGGAAAAAGAAAGTACCCACCACCATTTTGGGTATGTGGGTAGGAAGACAGAAAAAAATAGAAGGGGGTGCTCATAAGATCACTATGCTTAGTATGCTGACATGAATGTGACACTTTTTAAACGTCTTATTTATTATCATCGTTATATTGGCTTTGTTTTGCCACATGGTGATGGATCAGATCATAGATATACACTAATGTACGTGATCAGGGGAGGAGTTGATTATATTTGTATTAGAGCTTTCTTTAGATTTCTATTAGGGCTGATACAGACAGACTGCAACCTGACTGCATTTTTTATGCCACAATTTAACTTTTACCTTTGGCATAACAAAGTTGAGATCTATAGTCtgtttggaaagagaagagttgtggaatgtattgggccccatagattccacaactcttctctttccgcacagactctaccccaaataaattttaaacaactTTTCATTACAAAGTCTAGATCaaaatcttaaaaaatatatataaaaaacaatCAGTCAATATATCTGCTGTCAAATTCATTGTTGTACCTAGATTGTGTATTGTCATGGTATCTAAGTGATCTCTTGTTCTGCTGAGGTGGGTTACTCGGCTTAAAGAACATAGCTAACAGGATGTAAAATCCCCCAACAATTTTactcaaaaaatctaaaaaacccAAAAACATTGGAGTTGAATTTTTGACCAAAATTGACATTTCTCTCAACAATGCTAAAATAAAATTGCCAAGGAAATTGATAAATGCAGTGCTTCCAGTAAAAACTGCAATTACAAGAGCAAAAATGAATGTAAAGAATTCTTTTACATTGGTTATAGATAAAGCAGTTTTTAAATTAGCTTTTATCTCTTGAACAGTGTCATTAAGAGCCTCAATAGGCTTTTCAACTTTGCCTTCACTTTTTTCCTTACTCTTGCTTGTACCTCCAGATCCTCCAGTCAATATAGGCTCCAGTTCCAAAAATGCATCTGATATGTGCCGCAGACACTTGACAGTCACTATGATTTCTTCATCCCTAAATTTGAGGCTCTTCACTTGAAACCAAAACGGTCCGAAGGGTTGGTTGTCTATTTCGGTCCAGATGCATACGCCAGATGTGTAGCCGAGTGGTTCAGAGTCAGTGATGCCTATCCATTGGATGTTTGGACAAACAATATGGAGACTGTTTTGCACTTCAAGCAAATCTCTCTTCAAGTCAACCTCAGCCGGACTAACAACAACAACATCTCTATAGCCAATGCGTTGGTTAATTAGCCGCCTTTCTAAGTAGCGACCCAAGAAAATTCGAGATTTCAGCAAGTCCTTTGCGAGATTTTTCTGCTTCACAACATTTATGTCGTCGTGATCGTGGCTCTCTTGCGAAGATGCTGTTGAATCGAACTGCGTGCTTCTTCTAATAACACTCATCTTTCTTTTAAACAATACAAACTGGTAATTTGGCTATCTCGATTTTTAACGAAATGATAATGACGAGAGTGCACTGACTGGTGCAATGACattgacaaatgacaaagaCATAATGTGACGTTGacatttaaaaagtaaataaacgGCTGTGTCCTGTTTAAGCCATATTTAAAACCGTTGCCCgacaaattgttttttttttgtacctaGTAGCATCAAATCCCaggtgaaaatatatttttttttacaggtaACATAGCTCGTAACTGTCACTGCACGGTTGTCATGCGAtattattttggaaaattcgtGGTGTTTTCACAAATTCTCTACAATTATGCGACTTCCTAATTACTTCAAACCGTGATCCGATTCGCATGTCTCGGTTACGTTCAGTCTAATTCATCGTTTTCGTGCAATTTGTGGTGTTCCAGTAACAACAGCTACGATGGATAACGGTCCGATACAAACACTGGAGACTGCAGCCCAGATGTTGATGGTATGACTAAAATGAATGTCTATAAATCTATCCTAAAATTACACTAGACAATGACACATTTGAGCTTCATAATAAATTCTAGGACAAGCTTATACCGGATGCTCTCATTCTTTTTAGGCGCACTAGCATTTTTATTTGATAATAAAGCCCTAATTGAATATTGTACAACCAATCCTACGATTGGACGTAGGCAGAAGCTCGTTTTTGTACGCAGAAACTTTTACTAATACTAGAAACAAGTATGCTGAATCCTTTATAAGTACTGTTTTGTTAGAAGAATTTTGAGGATTATCAGTTGGGCAACCTACATTCATTCTCTATTTTACTACAATGATGAAATGAAAGAGTGTTATAAAGCTATCCTTATAACACTGCTTTCTACACTTAGATACTAagtaaggtaggtaggtaagtttATTCCTAGATACTTATtctcataatataaattatccTAAACTAAGCtaaacaaatttatattatgatcaaCATTattaacccattcagggccagcgactcagcgtatgggtcatgctcaaacagttccgcagggccagtgactcacatgtgagtcttgaataaattccaatttaaacttaaacgaaacgtaatttgatgtaataacgtaagtatcatataagctaacaaccatttctacaaggtatattaggtaaaaaaattataaacacgtattttttaatgaaaacggggtctagaatattcaagtttggtttactatcagtgcaatatactaaatatactgaaattctagatacatatgcgatgcaagcaaacagaaaaatccatatttaaaaaatacaaaaaaaatatatatttcagaagttattgacatggctcaaggtatgggtcaccgtggcctggcgctacttgtaaaaactactaatgtttccgtagcatgctaaaataaactttattggcttgttttaaagcttatttcatgttgaagctatttgatattgtaccattttacaaccgattactgtttggatgatggtaagccacattttgtaggaaccaaaccgtagtacgagtataataatatgtattttgttttgtataaggggtaaggcaactaggattttctcccactgtacatgtcataatatttggtgatcgttgtattgtatcttaggcaattacctactcacaatgatgttaaggttcatttttttcgtttcaatatAAAACAAGGCGGTTGAAACAGTCATCACTAACTattatgtattgtattacaaatagtttgtgacaaatattaacaagttctttaaaacatcgtggtttctacggcagattagaaagtaagtattataatacattttaagttctctattgttactaatataatggcgtttaccaaaacaaagataaatgaccgactaggtgtaagcttatcggacacacttggacaataaacaaggaatgcatccgagcggcggcggcggtattatttttcatgtggtatttgacgtatttgtcacaagagttcaagaagtgattcatcccatcccccctattagagatgtattttggagtaacatgggaaataaatattatttagtcacgatttattcgtgggcgactttatactcctcctgtgctgttgtgatttcgtattttgtgaccatggctatggattaccggaatttgaacccgcctaaccaaactgcaataagtaattagtttttttttgataggcacagaaaaacggtggttagtaaaaattttgcataatgctgttcaactggccggcttcataagcggcgatttatttaccgtgcgcgccaggctcgagacccataagctgagtcatacgttttagctaaaaacggtttgtatggtggcccggcgtattgtgtacgctcagcggttcgtggccatgaatgggttaaGAACATTAcatataaacaataaaatagttAGAAaactttgtaataaggtctgtGGTACAATTAGGAGTGTTTGTACCATCAATACATTCATCCACATTATCACAACCAAACCTGTTATCGATGTTGCAATTCATTGAAAATTTGGGTTGGCAAGACTACCTACTATGGGGAACCCCACGGGAACCCTAACTGCACCAATGGTGCCCAACTTGGCCGAGtaacatatttaaataataattttaccaTGAAGTTGAATAGTTGATATCCATTAAATTAACAATAAACAGcagtatagaaataatattaaagtgaaaaaattaaatatttaaaataccttAACCTCGCCACCTGCCTCTAACCTAGcctaatcattttttttttatagtcattGTGGGATTAGATTTAATGCTAGTTGCAAAGTTATGCATGAATTGAAAGGCGAATTTTAGGTCCGTAATTATGTATTTGGCCAACCCTTATCCTTTTAACCACCATAGAATTTGTCATCAAGCATGCTTATATTGCGGGTGGTACAAAGTTACACAAACTTTTAACTTATTTATCAGACCAAGGTGAAATGATTTTGTATGTCTTACATATATATCAGTCTATGGTTTACaacattattttgtttataCA
This genomic interval carries:
- the LOC134794452 gene encoding uncharacterized protein LOC134794452, coding for MSVIRRSTQFDSTASSQESHDHDDINVVKQKNLAKDLLKSRIFLGRYLERRLINQRIGYRDVVVVSPAEVDLKRDLLEVQNSLHIVCPNIQWIGITDSEPLGYTSGVCIWTEIDNQPFGPFWFQVKSLKFRDEEIIVTVKCLRHISDAFLELEPILTGGSGGTSKSKEKSEGKVEKPIEALNDTVQEIKANLKTALSITNVKEFFTFIFALVIAVFTGSTAFINFLGNFILALLREMSILVKNSTPMFLGFLDFLSKIVGGFYILLAMFFKPSNPPQQNKRSLRYHDNTQSRYNNEFDSRYID